The region GATCAAGTCTGTTCTCTAACACCAGTTCAACCTTCTTGTTGTCTACAGAGAGAATAAAGTTGTCGTTCTTTTGAAGAATGTATCTCTGAACAGCATTTTGACCGATATCTGCGTCATTTGCCTCCTCGATAGAGAAGCGGGTGTCCTTCTCTGCCGACTCACgaatttccatttcaaatattttttcaTTAAATTGCGGAGAGTTATCATTTACGTCCTGAATATGTAGACTTACTCTGTGAAGCTCTAAAGGATTTTCTAAAACCAAATCCACCTTAACGACGCACGATGCTCTCTTTCCACAAAGGTTTTCTCTGTCGATTCTCTCCGATGTGATCAAATCTCCGGTGCTCAGATTAATCTCACAGTAACGCTTACGAGTTCCACCGAAATCAACGCGGGCCTTCCGATTAGATAAAGCTCTGAGATCCAGTCCGAGGTCTTTGGCAACATTTCCAATAACTGAATCGCGTTTCATCTCCTCTTGAACAGAATAACTCAGGTCTCCATGAACGAGATCCAGCGTTGCAATCAAGACGGTGAAGAGGAGGATCGGACGAAGCCCCGTGAatcctttgtttttcatttcgAGGGAAAGGTCAAATATATCCCATCGGAATTTTAATTTCCTCATCAAAAGCATATACGATCTCCAAATACGCGTTAATCCGGTATTTTACAGTCGTGTTTCGGCAGAATTATGATCGGAATATAGATGGTGCGTCTGGAAACACCATTCTAATATCTGTGCAGTAACAGTGGGTGGAGTGAGGCGACCTCATATTCCATAAGTCAACAGCGACACCGTGAGTTATTCTCTCTCCTTAACAACgagattaaaaaacattttgaaaTAACAACGTGAAGAAAAATACCATCAGATCAGAGAATATAACTTACGTTATTTTTGGAGTAACGCAAATGCCCCTAAGTTCCCTGAACGCCTCCCAGGCGGAGCGTTGCTGCAGCGTATCAGAGCAGTTCCTCGTCTCTTCCCAGCATGACAGTTCAAGAGTGAACAGGTGTTTCATCGCTGACGCAGTGGAGGAAATAACCGTTTTTATGCGACTCTCACGAGCTAAACCTGTGCTTGACAGTCTGGAATGGAGCTAGCATGTCACCAGAAGAGTAGTTTAACTGTGGAGGCAATTTCTGGGAGGAACACCAGCACACGTTCGTTCTGAATGgggtttcttctttgtttgaGGGACCATTATGTTTGTGCCTTCCGAGAAACTGCTTCATTGTGGTCCAGGTCATCGTAGCTGCTTGGGTCTCTTATTTGATGTGTCAGGATGTCAGCATGTGGATTTTTGTCATTCCAGAAGGGCAGAACCAAAGCAAAGGAAACCAACTGAGAACAACCTATCCATTTTGATACCATCTTTGATACTTTTTTTCTCCCTGGGACTCGGGTTCAAAATGATTTAATAACTGATTGCAACTATGATCATACAGAACTGAAGACTGACAATGAAGGAACATTTGAAGAAAAGGGGTTCAAACCAGTATGACCAATAATTTTAAGTAAATTCTAGGGAGAATAACTGTGGAAGAGTGAAATTGtatatttttttcctctctgactcaagagaaagaaaagttccTAATTTGGGGTAGTAAAATATTTTTGTGATACATCTTTTTTGGTTGGTAATTATTTTTGTGCTATATTTGAGTTTGCTACTACTACAGATATTACTATGGTTGTAGATAATGGGGCATGAGTAATGGAACTAAACAAGATAttgatataaatacatttttttgtttcattgGTCTGTGGTCTTGTGTGTGGGTTTGAGGTTTTATTTACTCTATTACAACATCTACTTCCAGTAATCTCCTTACCAAAACTAATAAATTGACCTTGAATCTCAGTAAAACTAAACTCATTTAGATGTTAAGATCCTTGATCTATACTGTAGATATTTTACCCAGGGTAAGCAGCATAGAGCTCTCATGAAGGTCACGCTGCCTCTCCTCTTCTATTTTTCTGTTGAATATTTGCAAAAAAATTGTGTTGTCATTTTACTCTGCCTGCGTCATCACGTCTGAAATGTTAAGATCACTTCTTCATAACAGGCTCACTCACCCAGATAAGGAGGTGTAGTGTTTCATCAACCCTGTACAGCCCATTGACATGAGATATTCACTGCTTCAGTcaagaaacaaataaaacaagtccACATATATTTTTGATGCTACTTATAATATCACAGAAAAGTGTCTGTATGGACTCCATATAATAAGAAGCAATATGATGGAAGAGTTTATACCAAAGgtctgtaaaaaataaatctgaattaaATGTTAATCTCAAGACATCACCATTGATGAGAATGGAATGAATAAGGGTTGTTTTCAGTAGTATATGAATATTTAAGATCAACAAATATACAGTAAGTTCTCTTCACACACCAAACACCAATCAGCACTGTTGCATATGTATGACAATGAAAATGAATTAATGTAAAATGATAGAGGCAACACAAAATAGTGAAAAACAACTGAATtgccatttaaaaatatatatatacacttgAAAAGTATGTTATAGAATATCTACATTTGCCTGTTTGATAACATCAGTTCGATGGTGGCGAAAATGCTTCTGAGAAAATGCAAGAGCAAACTGCCAAGAACATCAAGCAGCATTGGTATGTAAAAAAATAGAATTCTTAGTATGATTATTAACATGTTTTTAAGACGTTTGGCCAATAACTATACTTaacattttccccatttttaacTGGAACACAAGAAAGGCAAGATAAAACATCCTCTGGTGTGATGGAAAATACTGAAGAGTCAAACTTGGATCAAACTTTTGGAGAAAATTTTGATGTAGTTCTCAAATAAATAAGTTTTCCATTTTATGTAATTAACAACAATTTAACCAAGCATTTCAAAATCATCAAGATGTAATTGCAAATTACTCAATGAACAAAAGCTATTCTGTCATCACATCAACACACAGTGAATATGTCTTACCTCCAAAGAAGAGTCCacatctccaaacacatcagcaaagtcagtggggcttttcctcagagtctgctcagcaggaagtgtgttgtcATTGTAAGATGTCACAAACTTAAAGTCACTGGTTCTAGACCCTGTTGTCAGGTAGGCGTCATAATTGTAAGCGCTGCGTAAAGTTCCTGTGCCGTCAACATCGGCGTAATTAGGAGGGAGATAAGCGCCGGGGATGGTTACTGCTCCGTCAAACAACATTCTGGGCTTTCTCCTGCGACAGAACCTCAcacccaggatgatgatgatgaaggtcaggaagaaggtggacacagacaccagcgcgaTGATCAGATAGGAGGTCAGTTTGGAATTCTTCTCATCATAAgaaatgtccttcagctctggcacctcagccaagttatcagaaatgagtaaatacatggagcaggtggcagagagagagggctgtCCATTATCTTTCACTGCCACAATCAGgttctgtttcatgctgtcagactcagaaatgtcccgctgcgtcctgatctctccactgtggacaccGATAGAGAAGAGTCCCGGATCGCTGGATTTGACTATGTGGTAGGACAGCCAGGCGTTCTGTCCAGAGTCGGCGTCCACAGCGATCACtttggacaccagagagcctCCGTGTGCAGCTTTGGGGACCAGCTCGGTCATGAAGGAGTTGCCCTCCGGGGCTGGATACAGTATTTGAGGAGAGTTGTCATTAACGTCTGATATGAACACACTGACGGTCACGttactgctgagaggaggagaaccgttgtctctggccatcacgtgcactttaaaactcctcagctgttcataaTCAAAGGACCTGACAGCGTGGATCAGTCCCGTGTCTCCATTAACAGACACATAAGAGGACACCGGAGCACCGTTCACCTCAGCGGCtaacagagaataaatcacTGTTCCGTTTTGTCTCCAGTCGGGGTCTCCAGCACTAACGGAACACAAAGTGGACCCGGCTCTGTTATTTTCACTCACATATGCGCTGTAGGActcttcctcaaacacaggggggttgtcgttgatgtctgctacagacaagtgaagcgttttagaggaggacagaggtggagagcccTCGTCAGTGGCACTGATTGTAATGTTGTAATCAGACACTAGTTCTCGGTCCAGTTGTCCTGTGGTCACCAGAGAATAATAGTTTTTAATAGAAGGAACCAGCTTAAAAGGGACGTTTTGCTGAATGGAGCAGCGGACCTGTCTGTTCTTCTCCGAGTCTCTGTCCTGAACGTTGATGATGCCCACCTCTGAACCAGGGGACACGTCCTCAGGTACTGGATTGGTCAGAGATTTCAGTTGAATAACTGGAGCATTATCATTTTTATCAATAACCTCTATTAAAAGTTTTGCATAAGATGTTAGTCCCAAGCCATCTTTAGCTTCAACCCTCATTTCAAAAGACCTCCGTTCTTCATAGTCAATCAAACCAGTTACTCTGATTTCCCCGCTTTGAGGATCAACAGAGAATACATTTACATCTTCATCAGACAAGTGGCCAAAGTCATACTTCACATCTCCATTCACTCCCTCATCTGCATCAGTGGCACTAACCTGCATCACTACAGTGTCTAGAGGAGAGTTTTCAGGCAGACTGGCTTTATAAACGGCctgactgaacactggggcgTTATCATTAGCATCCAGCACAGTGACGTGTATGACTACAGTACCTGATCTCTGAGGAGAGCCTCCATCTAAAGCTGTAAGCAGCaaattcatttccttttgtttctctcGATCAAGTCTGTTCTCTAACACCAGTTCAACCTTCTTGTTGTCTACAGAGAGAATAAAGTTGTCGTTCTTTTGAAGAATGTATCTCTGAACAGCATTTTGACCGATATCTGCGTCATTTGCCTCCTCGATAGAGAAGCGCCCCCCTTTGTCTGCCGACTCACGAATTTCCATTTCAATTAAAttctttttgaattttggcGAATTATCATTTACATCCTGAATATGTAGACTTACTCTGTGAAGCTCTAAAGGATTTTCTAAAACCAAATCCACCTTAACGACGCACGATGCTCTCTTTCCACAAAGGTTTTCTCTGTCGATTCTCTCCGATGTGATCAAATCTCCGGTGCTCGGATTAATCTCACAATAACGCTTACGAGTGTCTTCAAAATCAACGCGGGCCTTCCGATTAGATAAAGCTCTGAGATCCAGTCCGAGGTCTTTGGCAACATTTCCAATAACTGAATCGCGTTTCATCTCCTCTTGAACAGAATAACTCAGGTCTCCATGAACGAGATCCAGCGTTGCAATAAAGACGGTGAAGAGGAGGATCGGACGAAGCCCCGTGAATCCTTTGTCCTCCATCATGAAAATGATACGCGTCCACGGTTGgtacaaaacaacaataaaattcAAAGCAGTCAAAATGTCCTGTACTTGAGAAAGCGAAATACAATGAAAAGTAATCTTGACATGAGCCGTTCTTCCGTTGGAATGGAGTAATAGTGGGTGGAGAGGCGTGCCGTAATGTTGTATTGGCCTGCAGTGGCACCATGAGTCGGTTATCAACCTCTGCACCTGCAttaatttattttcataaaGGACGTTTACACCTTTACATTTTGCATGtggaaaataaagtaaaaagtaAATGTATATCTCAGAGGAATACCTGGAGTGCTgagtaataaaattaattaattgcaaagataaagcaaataaaaactcagTCGGGTCActttagacccatgttgtgcattaaagggttattcttcttcttcatacTGTTTGAAATTTGTCATTGAAACTCAACCAAAATATGAAGCTAAATACTTAAACATTACAAAAATCCATCTCCTCACAAAAGTATTAATACTATCCTATATAATCCAAAAAATAATTGCCCCATATTGAAGTCAGTATGAGTATAAACGTATAAAAGTCACAAATAAACAACCCAAAATCTCGTTTTCAGTTTGTCACCTTATTCtcataaaaatgtatatttgcaAAGCAATTCgtaaaaaatacaaacaaaaaaccaacaCTGTGAGGGTTGAACAGTAGGTATAGCCAAGCCATTGACATGAGTACAATAAAgtgaattttaaataaagttaattaaatacattttaaataaagtaaattttAATCACACTGGATTAAATAAGTATACGTTTTTTGGTCAATTTAACAagataaagaataaaatatatgAGTGCTATGTAAAAAGATGAGTGAAAAAGATACATTTTGTGTGTTCCTCCGACTTTCTGTGCGCTCAGGCTCGTCTTGCTTTTCCTGCCTGCCCTCGTCAGCACTTCGCCCGCAAGATTTGCATGGtgaacttttctttttaaataaactttCGTTTGAAAAGATCCTCCTAGTTGTGGTCTGTATTGGAAGTTCAGTGTCCTGTCTGCCATACGCCGCAACACTCTTTTATTAATTGGTTCATGaatattaaaacaacaacaactaggTTTATATCGTAATGAAATGTGCAACTTGTAGTGCacttattattataattaaaaataaataaataaagtttgcaAGCAGTCAAAGTGCGCATCTTTTTCCAAACCGTAACGCCATTATGGTTGTCAATTCAAAATCACTCATGCGTAAATCATCGAACTCTAGGACTTGAGGAGTGTGTACACACAAGCACAATGCGAATCTTTCATCAAAACACGGGcttaacattttaaaacacatgctaatgttagcgtTCGTTACTTACTCTGTTGTGTGGTTCACGGTGTTGATTTCTTTGGCCAAGTTGACTGAAGCTCGACAGTGATTTAAATCCCAGACTAAAAACTGTGGTAACTGAAAGGACATCTATGGGAGAGGGAACTTTAAATTTACTTCCGCTACCGGCAACCGGAAATTCAGTGTATCcccaacagaaaaaaacaaaaacaaaacaaaaaaaatgtatttattcgcTATCTAAATACATAACCAGCAAATATTACATGGTcttttgattgattgaaagGCGTTGCCAAGAGCGTAAAAGTTGGTAAGTCAGTCTCCAATATTCAGGTTCCCTTTATTAGACAAGAAAAATCATTTGGTAAACAAAACCAAGAATTCTTCTGGTGGCATACTTTGATTTTAAAGTCTTATATAATAGGAAGTAAATTTATATTCTAAGCCAAACGTTTAATTTGGGTAATTGTCAAAcagctttatccctttcagggtcaaaCTGAGCATGCAACAGACTGAGCAACCACTGGCCCCACTTTGGGTGtaattttctaaaataaattattttatatattagaTACAGTACACTGTGTATTACGGTTTGTCACTATGATATTATAActtcttttgtgttgtttttttttacattttgaacaTGTAAACTTCGCACTTAAAGGACTGGGGCTTTTTCAGTCTTCCAATCTTGTATATTCTTCCTCTTATGGAAATAAAGTAATAACTCCAGCCTGGAAGACTATAGTGTTGGTATTAGTCAGACAAATCATGGTAAAACTGAACTAATTTGAAAGGCCCCTGCACAGAATTTAACGTTTGTGTTCATCGTTCCTGATGTATTAATATATTTTCAACAGGAGATGGCGCCTTTTGCTCAGCAGCCCACTCCTGCATGGGCGACAAAAACTACACACCCAGTGTTCGGCTCGTCTTGTCTTGTCAGCAAATCCAGGAAACGTCAAAATGTGAAGTTTCCTTAGAAGTTGACTGACAGCAACACTGCACCTCGGTGAGTCTGTTACCCTACaacgatagatagatagatagatagatagatagatagatagatagatagatagatggatggatggatggaggaaggctgggcgggcaggcaggcaggcagacaggaggGAGAATTTCACTTAGTCACTGCTGCTGTCAACATCCTTTTGatctgcttcctgctgttacagattttaaataatttacacttttctttttctgtgtcaTTGATAAATCCACAAATTCAGAGCtgtgcagactgcagagagCCCTCTAATCTCTTTCTTtagcacaaaaagaaaataatgtatCATTCTCATAGGGATATGTTTTCTagaatgtatgtatgtatgtatgtatgtatgtatgtatgtatgtatgtatgtatgtatgtatgtatggacAGAATGACAAACCCATCCTG is a window of Takifugu rubripes chromosome 14, fTakRub1.2, whole genome shotgun sequence DNA encoding:
- the LOC101076821 gene encoding putative protocadherin beta-18, whose translation is MMEDKGFTGLRPILLFTVFIATLDLVHGDLSYSVQEEMKRDSVIGNVAKDLGLDLRALSNRKARVDFEDTRKRYCEINPSTGDLITSERIDRENLCGKRASCVVKVDLVLENPLELHRVSLHIQDVNDNSPKFKKNLIEMEIRESADKGGRFSIEEANDADIGQNAVQRYILQKNDNFILSVDNKKVELVLENRLDREKQKEMNLLLTALDGGSPQRSGTVVIHVTVLDANDNAPVFSQAVYKASLPENSPLDTVVMQVSATDADEGVNGDVKYDFGHLSDEDVNVFSVDPQSGEIRVTGLIDYEERRSFEMRVEAKDGLGLTSYAKLLIEVIDKNDNAPVIQLKSLTNPVPEDVSPGSEVGIINVQDRDSEKNRQVRCSIQQNVPFKLVPSIKNYYSLVTTGQLDRELVSDYNITISATDEGSPPLSSSKTLHLSVADINDNPPVFEEESYSAYVSENNRAGSTLCSVSAGDPDWRQNGTVIYSLLAAEVNGAPVSSYVSVNGDTGLIHAVRSFDYEQLRSFKVHVMARDNGSPPLSSNVTVSVFISDVNDNSPQILYPAPEGNSFMTELVPKAAHGGSLVSKVIAVDADSGQNAWLSYHIVKSSDPGLFSIGVHSGEIRTQRDISESDSMKQNLIVAVKDNGQPSLSATCSMYLLISDNLAEVPELKDISYDEKNSKLTSYLIIALVSVSTFFLTFIIIILGVRFCRRRKPRMLFDGAVTIPGAYLPPNYADVDGTGTLRSAYNYDAYLTTGSRTSDFKFVTSYNDNTLPAEQTLRKSPTDFADPFEDLHTPAEIPEGFSPFQRSKPRGFDDKATNHSM